The Penaeus monodon isolate SGIC_2016 chromosome 1, NSTDA_Pmon_1, whole genome shotgun sequence DNA window CACTTgttcctgtccctcttccttctcatcctttgGTCTCGATTCTAGGGGGGTTTGCTGGCTCTTATCAGACAGGAGATTTGTGAAACGGCGTAGAAGCAGAATGATGGCATAAACCACCATCAGAGGGGGGCCAGTCATCATGATCGTCGCGACAACAGGCAAGGTGGCTAGGTCGCTGGGGGGAAGGAATAGCACGTGGCGTTGAAATGACAAGGTATTACGTGTGGGTTTTCATCCCcttttatcataatcttattcAAATATACGCATTGATGTAACCATCTTCAACACAGGAACGTACAGAATTAATACACTGTATTTACAAAGACAGTGACGATTATTAATCGTTTACAAAGTGAATACCAGAATGACTAATCGGGCGAACGTGGACACCCTTCGTAAGTGTGAGAGTAAAAACGAAATATGAGAGATGCGAACGGTATAATCATCAGAATAGACAGTGAGAAGACCAGAcagcagaaaaaaatagtaataataaaaataaatataataaaatacaaaaaaaggtttaCCCACCTGTCAGGACTGGGCAAAGAGAGCTTGAGCAAAATGAAGGCCACACCAGGATTCTGCAGCGCCGTCTCGATGCTGATGGCGATGACCTTGTCCTTTGAGAGACACCAGAGCGTGGCGAACACGGCGCCGAAGGCATACCCGGAGAAGGCCAGGATGATGCCGGCGACGGGCATCTCCCAGGTCATCATCATGAACGCCTTGTAGGAGTTGAATATGCCGATCTGCGAATCAGGGCAGTTGCCGATaattgtgttttctctctctctctctctctctctctctctctctctctctctctctctctctctctcctctccctctctctctctctctctctctctctctctctctctctctctctctctctcttgtggctACTTTCGCTGTTGCTGCAACAGttgtcatcatttcattattattttcatttatcattatgatcacaattgtagtattcatcattatcgttgtggttattattaacaatattacgaGAATacctatgaaaatatatttttatcatcatcctcaatatcataattgataatacaatttaatacatatattatttctcttgtttctattattaatcaaacgcaggtgcatatatcattattattgttattattactgtcgccattatctttatcattattagtactgttatcattatcactcacaatcaacatcaccatcatcatcaccataatcatcatcatgtcagACATCAATAATACCCTTACTATAACAAACAGCATAATCAGAGTATTATTAGAAATGACGCCTAACACCACAATTAATAAATCTAACCTAGGCTTCGTAACGAAACATTCTAAGACACTTTTCTTCTAAAACATTTCCTTCTCAAactaataataagagtagtagaGAAGAAAATAACGCGAAATCGGGGAAGCTACGAAAGAAATAACGGAATTGTAACGGATAACGTCTGCGAGGAATGGGCCAATGGGAATTGTACTTGGCGATGACGTGGCAATAGAGCACTAACGACCAGTTTGATGGAGCCAATAAGATCTGTAACTGATGGTCACGTGACCACAGAAGCTGGACCCAAGGGAGGGTAGTTGAAATTCAAATCATTTCCGGCATGGATAGGTTGTGTATAAGGTGGTGTATCTCGCCTTCAATATGCCAAAATACCGTGGCAATAACGAGAGAGAGCGGCAGATAATGCTCGCCATTCCCGACAGGGATTTTCACGACTCGCAGGCACGCCATGCGGATTTTATTGGTCAAGGTAAGGAAATATCTGTGCGAAATCCAGATATTTGCCCGGGTTCTTTCCTGTCGGAACACACAAGGTAAAGATGTTGCAGACCAGGCGGGGGTGAGCCAATGGGAATTGTATTTGACCGTGACGGGATAATACATACTAACGGCCAGTCTAGTAGAGTACCCCTTTGAGTGTGGGTTAGGGGGCAAAGTCTCTTATTTACTATAGATGTGCTTCTCAATAACTAAATTACTGAAAGTGTTATTTCGATCATTCGCTGTTACCCCGCAATTCCCAGTCTTCATCCGGAAATCGGTGTTAAGCGTCATTTTCAaatttatcataatgatgatattgtataacattatcatcTGGTATTGTAAGCaataacgttattatcatcatcgtattatCACTAGAATAATCGAacttccatcatcattaccatgaatATAATGCCCATGACATAAATCATGGTAATACATATAACGCAGTTTTTGAGCGCAAACTGAGATTGTCGTTGAAGAAAATGAATCACTCCGTTGAAATGATACGGCGGACTATTTGATTTGATTCAGTAGCTATTCCATTGTTAAATTGAGTAGGATACTTTATTTGCTGTTATCTGATACGGAATAGGCGTATCCCCAAATTCATTAATAGTAATTTTCATCATTCTGATATTACAAAACCGCTCAAAAGTACTTATTCCATGAAAAGTTTCCACTGTTGCAATTTTTCCCCATCGCCAGAATTTTATTCCAGCATAGCAATGACTAAAAATAACTCGTAACCTGTAAAACTTAAAACACAAAGAAGACACGAAAGTAATTACCGTCATAAAGAACAAAATGATGGCGAAGGTAAAAGGTTTTATGATCCGTGATCCCTTTTTAGCCCAATCGGGTCGCTTGTGCCTGGAAAAAAGAGCATCGAGTTTATTGCttttatgtttagatatatatatatagataaatatatgcagagatatagataaacagatcaaGACAGATAATGATACACGGATGAATAGATttaaacagacaaaagtagatagatagatttagacaagataaaacaatatataaacaaatagatatatagattaaaaatatatatatatttaaaaaagatagaTTAACTGAGGAAAAAAGATAGACGAAATCGACAAAGCAATTATATGCTAACAAGAAGGATAATGAGGGGTTTTCGAAACAGTagaaaatgattgaaaaaaatgTCTACATTATCTTTTCCGTTCATGTGTTCTTAGATTTTATATGCTATTGTTTTTGACTGTATTTGATtgtctgttattataatcattttcatcatttttattactcttaacaatgttatttttctcattttcactgttattgttattattagttactattattagcaatgtcgttgtttttattattaatataattggtattattattatcattattattattattttatatcattgttattatcatcattatttttattactattattatcatgattttattattattattattatcattattgctatcaccaataaacaattaaataaataaccacacaaacaaatcaataaaacacatctaataaaaaaataataataataaaaaataaaaaaaagaccacaCAACACGACCCTGAAAATCTGCCTTACTTAACGTTAAAAAATCCACCTCACTTGATGATAATCCCAACAATAACAGGGAcggtgagagagatgagggacCCAGCCAAGTTGCCAAAGGGGATTTTCAGGTTGCTGTTCTGACTCAGGAGCTTCTGACCAAGTGTAAACATCCACAGAGGCATCATACCTGCAGAGAGTGATTAGCATATAGATTATAGATGATGTGGCTCCGCGGGAaacctgttgttattttttatttatttatttatttatttacttatgttcaacaacataatcatcatcatcatgataattattactaatatttattatcattacagttgcgttattttttttttattctattatttatgatactactattgatattattattatcattgttattatcaccattattattatcattattattaatcattaattattatcactattactattattatccttataatcatctttatcttaatatcataaatagtagtattattgttataataataatgataataataagtattattatcataaacattgttattattaccattactatatgatcattatcatcattatgatcatcctcgtcgtcttcattactattatttttattatcttaataatcataattatctttagtagtagtaaaattagtattatcattattatcattattattactcatattatcaATAAATAGCATTATCACaacatcgttattttcattatcattaacactaccaCAAGTTTCATAGCCATGATATACCATTatggaataataaaacaaacactacCCTAGATTTCCAATTAGATTCCTCACCCATGGCTGCCACAGTGGACACAGCTGTCATGGTAATAGAGAGGTTGATGTCTCCGTTATACATCAAAGTCCAGAAATTTGACATAGTCCCCCCGGGGCAACAGCCGAGAGTGAAAAGACCCAGGCGGTCCAGAGGATTGGTGAAAAACGCCCAACCCAAGAGGAAACTCACCTGAAAGAGGGTAGTcacgtatgtattgtatgtatattttaataatacggaaagggagggggagctggTTCTGGGGAACAAGATTTATATAAGAACTTAAATAGTCCTTGTTGTGGAaaggagtgcgtgtgtgtgtgaaaacattcTGACTATTTAGGTAGGGAATTGGGTATTTATTCAAACTGTGTTTTTGGGGTAGGTGTTATGAGTGTACGTTTGTGCTAAACTCGACTATCGGAATATCAAACTGTCATTTGCAATGATCATATTCACAATCGTTCTCAAAACCCTTGGTCGCACGGGAAAGTGCAAGCTTTACCAACATGAGCAAGTActaatatttcatcattaataaaTCAGCTAAGATTACATATTTCCTATTTTCAGAGACGTGACAACTCTCCTGCCTCAGTGTTGTAATTCATCTAACTTAAATATAATCAAATGATGCGGAACAAATAACAAActaatatctcacacacacatatagatagatataaatgtgtatatattgtatatatatatatgtatgtatgtgtgtgtgtgtgtgtgtgtctgtctgtctgtctgtctttatatatatgcatatatgaaggcATGCGCGTCCAATTACTCGAAAATACGTCTATTAGATTTTAAACACAAGCGTCGATATACATTCACATGCATTCTATCTAACATTATGGCGTATTAACGTGGATATATTGAACTTGTGCTCTGGATGAAAGTCTCAGtgaacaaaatatatactaaatgtaATTTCCGGCCTTTGGTCGGAGAATACGTTTGgacgcacatacactcatatatggatatgcatatatgtcaagTGTAAAATAAACCTTCTGAATATATTTATGGGGATGAGAGTCATTGATAtatggtaattattgtaatttctgaaaGAAGTAATAATGCTTCGCAAAAGGTAGGGGGAATCTTTCAGACCTCCCGAAATGATTCAAcattagtttttaaaaacatatacttTCTTTACGTATCGGCCGTATTATTAAAACACTGGTACGGGCCCCGCAATACAGTCACAATCCTTAGGGAAGGAAGCCTGGAACCCCGCACTCGCAAACCGTATTATTAAGCTGGGGACTTCTGCGGGGACTGTTGGCACGCCTGATGCATCACCCGCGCCGCAGTTGGTACGCCTGATGCTGGCTTAGTTACGATTCACAGCCATTAGTCTTTAAAAACTAACTATATTTTCTTTacgatatatagtaaaataagagCCGTGTATTATATTTCAAATAGCAtttgaagataattatgatgaaattcTTGCATCCATATGAGTATATTCTAAATTATCATTTAGCGGGCCTTGCATTTGCTACATCCTATGCGGGAGGCCACCGGGTGAGCAAAACCCGCAAAAGTTTAATAACACGGAAAGGGCGGGGGAGCTGGTTCTGGGGAACAAGATTTATATAAGTACTTAAATAGACCTTGTggaaaggagtgtgtgtgtgtttgtaagtgtgggggtgtatttatgcatttatatgtgtatgtctatacatcaacatacacggatggatagatatttatgtacttatgcttatccatatgcacacataaataaccatgtgcgtgcgtgtatgtgtgaaaatatgCAAGTACCGTATGCGTTATGCGAAGCTGAGCCCCGCCCGGGCTATCCCCGGGCGAGGCTCGATAACGATTCGATAACGTGGGCCAGCTGGTGATGACTCGACTTAGATTAGTCCTTCCCCACCGTTGGAACGTCTCGGGCCTGGCCGGGGCGCGAGTCTTCGACCCCTTGGGTGGATGGCCGACACGGTATCATAGCATTACCCCGGAGTCTATGTATATACGGATGTATttacgtattatgtatgtatgtatttatgtgtactttattattattattattattattattattattaatattatctgttTTGTTTCTAAGCGAGGCAGCTACGGCGCACTCACCACAGGCATGCACACGAACTGGGAGAGGAAGCCGCAGGCGGGGCCGAGCGGTCTCTTGAGCACACCGATGATCACCTCGAGGTCCAGCTGGGCGCCCATGTTCACGTTGTTGAACAGCATGAACACGGAACCGACGCCTATGAACACGTAGTCCAGAACCGGTGTTTTTCGGTCGACGATGATCTGGGagaatattaacagtaatggtagtaatgactaggataataatcacaataatgataatgataataatgataaaaataaaaataacaacaataatagtaatattaataagaagaatgataatagtgttaatgataaaataataatggtaacaataataacaaaatagtaataataaacatgaatactaataaggtgataatgataagaacaataatgataatcatattagtaatgatatgattatcagttattgataatgataataataatagtaatgataatgataataacaataataataataacagcaattataatacataataatgataataatcatgaacagtagtgataatactaataatgccaaCAATGagaagtgataatcataatgttaggaataataactatagcaatattaataaaagattataataacatgagtagtgataattatgtttatattaatagcAGTAGTTGTTCTAGTTGTCTTTGATAaacggtagtaataatgatgataatgataacgataatgatagtaatactgataataaaatgataaaacaaaaataataatgatattaattatagtaatagtaataatgattgtgataatgataataataacgataatgataatcataacaaaaatcatcataatgataatgacaatcatgatcataataattataatggtaatgtgatgataattgtcataatgataattattttaacaataattataatagtgatgttgaggatgttaaatataataataatgatacaatgacaataataacaacaataaccataatgacGATGGtgtcgatgataataatactgatgacagcAAAAACCAACCATACCATATCTACTTAAAGTTTATGATAAAAGTACTTGTTATTATCAacctttttgttattactatcattatttcccaCGATAACAATAGAACTGTCATCATAGATCGCGATAATTATTCTTCGTTATCAGTCAGACTCGAACTTTATGACTAGActgtatacaataataaaattttcgtAATAGGTAAGAAATGTCTGGATATCTGAACTTACTCTGTCCTAGCCGTTGAGAGTGTGgcctaaaataaaaagtagaTGATTTTGACAAGCCATTTACTCGAGAAGACATTGGGTGCAGGCAGTCTATCACATTACGATGAAGAAATACTATCCTTTATAATGTATGCCACAGTTTTACACTGCACTGTGTGTTCTTTACATCTGGAGGTTAGAAATGTTTTACCCTTTGAGTATTCGAAAGCAATGCAATCATATCTGCTGTCTAATAACGCGTATTTTACACTGAATATCAGTAACGTCGTCTgcctgtattaatttttttttttctgaagataaATTTCGTTATAATTGACTAGGCCGGGCATCGCTACCGATAATCCATACTAATCTAACCTATCCTATCCGCTAAACAAAACTGCCTAGACCAGTGTTTCAAAGATTTCTTTGCCGTGTAACCATCTTTCGCCTTTACGTAGCCCTGTGGCAGATCATTTCCAATCATATTTGAAAAGACAATGCAAGAATGTACTCTAAGTCatgggaataaatatatatgaacaaccaggtctgtgtgtgtttccattGTCCTTTAAAGTACCCCCTTTTAAGTACGTAGAATCTCGTTTAGACAACATTGGTTTGAAGGATACTTGTCCCTCTGCATGAAGATGTTTGCGATTAGCTTCCGGTATTTATAAGGGAATAAAAGTCTTTAGGCACATTTCTCTAGCTTACCCAAAACAATATGATCCTTTCAAATgggtatttttagtttatttatttctaatatcataCTCACATAGAGATCATCGCGAAGGAGCGTCGCATTCGAAGGTTTCAGGTCGAGGTCGTTGTGAAGGAGATAGAGCGAAATCTGAGTGCGCCCCCAGTAATACCCAGAGAAAGTCACGCTCTTGTTTTCCTCTCTAAGAACTTCATCTAAGGAAAACTGGAGATTTCTGCTGACGAAGTCGAGCTTCCATTCCTCGTCGGGCGTCACCACGACCTCCAGCTGCGTCGCCGTCGGATCGAGCGAGGCATCAAAGACGTCGCTCGAGTTGAGCCTCAAGGATAAGGTTAAGTTGTAGTCCGTGTCTTCGAGGACCTTCCAGGTTGTGGGAGTAAAGGTCTCCACGTACAGACCAGCGCTCGGTTGAAAAGTTATTAGGACCAAGGAACACAACAAACAACGCATTGTATTAGTGGACATGATGTGAAAGTCAGCAAAACAAAATTCCGAAGCAAAAGTCTCACGTAAACGCAATAATCACTATCACTTATTCATTCCGTGGTTGATTATCAATCCTGTCCACGCTGTACGGCCAATGTCGAAGTCTCCATTCGCCCGTTACTGTAACTTTTACTCCCAAGGCATTGCGATCGAGCTCTCGACGCACCTGTACAGCAAGTGTGTTCTAGACGCTGTATCTGTGTCCTCTGATCGGCCTCGAATGACCGATAAGAAGATATAACCTGATTGATTAAGAGATGGCcccgtgtgtgtttgttatatctcGATTACAAGCTATCTCTTGCTTGATAGTGTtacgaaaaatgataattaatgcgATTCGTTTAATATTCTTATCTAAGCGATACGTTGCCAAGTGTTTATGATTATCTGCGCTACTAATagctttttattttctgattgtGCAGATTCTATCTTATCATCAATTGTATTGCTAGTTTGTAATTTTGGCAGTTAGGAAATTATTGGAAATTATTGTTTTGCTTTTCAAAATGATCTGAATGTGAGGAAAAATAAATGTTCCCTCAAAAGATTCTTGCTTTTTCAGTAAATATACGACTCATTACGACATCCATAACTGAATTCGTGCCCACACAGTGACActatcatatgtgtgtatttgaatattttatatatatatatatatatatatatatatatatatatatatatatatatatatatatatatatatatatgtgtgtgtgtgtgtgtgtgtgtgtatagatgtgtttatatatatgtgtatatatatatatatgtatgtatatatatatatatatatatatatatatatatatatatatatattattttgtgtgtgtgtgtgtgtgtccgtgcgtgcgtgtgtgtgtgtgtgcgtgtgtgtgtgtgtgtgcatatatatacatatatatacatatacatatatatatatactgcatatatatatatatatatatatatatatatatatatttttttttttttttttttttttttttttttttattcatgtgtgtgtgtatgcatccatatactgcacataaatatattacatacatgtatatatatatatatatatatatatatatatatatatatatatatatatatttgtatgtatgtatgtata harbors:
- the LOC119583371 gene encoding ileal sodium/bile acid cotransporter-like, whose protein sequence is MSTNTMRCLLCSLVLITFQPSAGLYVETFTPTTWKVLEDTDYNLTLSLRLNSSDVFDASLDPTATQLEVVVTPDEEWKLDFVSRNLQFSLDEVLREENKSVTFSGYYWGRTQISLYLLHNDLDLKPSNATLLRDDLYIIVDRKTPVLDYVFIGVGSVFMLFNNVNMGAQLDLEVIIGVLKRPLGPACGFLSQFVCMPVVSFLLGWAFFTNPLDRLGLFTLGCCPGGTMSNFWTLMYNGDINLSITMTAVSTVAAMGMMPLWMFTLGQKLLSQNSNLKIPFGNLAGSLISLTVPVIVGIIIKHKRPDWAKKGSRIIKPFTFAIILFFMTIGIFNSYKAFMMMTWEMPVAGIILAFSGYAFGAVFATLWCLSKDKVIAISIETALQNPGVAFILLKLSLPSPDSDLATLPVVATIMMTGPPLMVVYAIILLLRRFTNLLSDKSQQTPLESRPKDEKEEGQEQVTVAFLPEADQAEYTMSRTEEKLNQHVIVLEGLTKKKQMET